From one Solanum stenotomum isolate F172 chromosome 12, ASM1918654v1, whole genome shotgun sequence genomic stretch:
- the LOC125848454 gene encoding uncharacterized protein LOC125848454: MTPLSTCWLLIELYVIPHGYLKWYFLSFYIHPFLLPFCQLYLLIKVLQKYLLTFILFVYKSSCFLISYVPKFCLLFFKKCNFILPNRKNNHIPIEEVEEYYDVIPNTENQNEIILYTSLNMRRSSSESYETVHYFNMKNKSYDDMIYVYDFQSRVSQMFDKDHKISSFVEPNQGEFMELDEEHEKDPSEVLIDCCSVISSVDEKMNLFDKYNIAPLSPGSVLSETELELEFSLSSSVSSLSPGINRQGFDEYFPSPSSSNFSSPLDYGTMNQNFPSPLDYGTMNQNFPSLNSYTNVMEMDQQLGHEYTSCAEEEVDLLYKKYAERMSWFDVLNHEKLCALSAVLRKHLSSPNSFEYEMEPTVGLPVQYISLSKVDRKKIVRSLESDLELVYVAQSCLSWEALHHQYKKVKALCCSTSKNGVFYGNVAATFQKFQVLLERFVEDDSCGGKRHLNYVHTRFSQKNLLQVPEISGYVESNERQDGEITKPIEVLKAIEKCIYAFWFYVRTDCKKKNKFLWSQSRVEDPRDILLLPDLTRKLQMKELWMKDVKGKRKCWLRRAIKPQQEDLSKIEFVLTLIDMKLVSRILYMSIISTSHFKWCKQKLDNIEFKNGQILRSPTTLPLFPS, translated from the exons ATGACACCGTTATCGACCTGTTGGCTTTTGATTGAACTATACGTGATCCCACATGGATATCTAAAGTGGTATTTTTTGAGTTTCTATATCCacccttttcttcttcctttctgcCAACTTTATCTTTTGATCAAAGTGTTACAAAAATATCTATTAACCTTCATTCTTTTTGTTTATAAGTCCTCTTGTTTCTTAATTTCATATGTTCCAAAATTCTGCCTTCTCTTCTTCAAGAAGTGTAACTTCATCTTaccaaatagaaaaaataatcatatcCCTATTGAAGAAGTTGAGGAGTACTATGATGTTATACCAAATACTGAAAACCAAAATGAAATCATCCTTTATACGAGCTTGAACATGAGACGAAGTTCTAGTGAATCGTATGAAACAGTCCATTATTtcaacatgaaaaataaatcgTATGATGACATGATCTACGTATATGATTTTCAATCTAGAGTCTCTCAAATGTTCGATAAAGATCACAAGATTAGTTCGTTTGTTGAACCTAATCAAGGTGAGTTTATGGAACTTGATGAAGAACATGAAAAGGATCCTAGTGAAGTACTTATTGACTGTTGTTCAGTCATTTCTTCTGTcgatgaaaaaatgaatttatttgataaatataatattgCCCCTTTATCTCCTGGTTCAGTTTTATCTGAAACAGAGCTAGAACTTGAGTTTTCCCTATCGAGTTCTGTTTCCAGTTTGTCACCAGGTATTAATCGTCAGGGGTTTGACGAATATTTTCCATCTCCTAGTAGCTCTAATTTTTCGTCCCCTTTGGATTATGGCACGATGAACCAAAATTTTCCGTCCCCTTTGGATTATGGCACGATGAACCAAAATTTTCCGTCACTTAATAGCTATACAAATGTTATGGAAATGGATCAACAGCTGGGTCATGAGTACACAAGTTGTGCAGAGGAAGAAGTAGATTTGTTATACAAGAAATATGCTGAAAGAATGAGCTGGTTTGATGTTCTCAATCATGAAAAGCTATGTGCCTTAA GTGCAGTATTGAGGAAGCACTTGTCAAGTCCAAATTCATTTGAGTATGAAATGGAGCCTACAGTTGGTTTGCCTGTCCAATATATTTCATTGAGCAAAGtggatagaaaaaaaattgtgagaaGCTTAGAGAGTGATTTAGAGTTGGTTTATGTGGCACAATCATGTTTGTCATGGGAAGCACTTCATCATCAGTATAAAAAAGTAAAGGCTCTTTgttgttcaacttcaaaaaatGGGGTCTTTTATGGTAATGTGGCAGCAACATTTCAGAAATTCCAAGTACTGCTAGAAAGATTTGTGGAAGATGATAGCTGTGGAGGCAAAAGGCATTTGAATTATGTTCATACAAGATTTTCCCAAAAGAATCTCCTCCAAGTTCCAGAGATTTCTG GATATGTAGAATCAAATGAAAGACAGGATGGAGAAATAACCAAGCCAATAGAAGTGCTAAAGGCCATAGAGAAATGCATATATGCTTTCTGGTTTTATGTAAGAACAGATtgcaagaaaaagaataaatttttgTGGAGTCAATCTCGTGTTGAAGACCCCAGAGACATACTGCTCCTGCCTGACTTAACTAGGAAACTTCAAATG AAAGAGTTATGGATGAAGGACGTGAAAGGTAAGAGAAAATGTTGGCTGAGAAGAGCAATAAAGCCTCAACAAGAAGACTTGAGCAAAATAGAGTTTGTGTTAACATTGATAGACATGAAGCTGGTATCAAGGATTCTCTATATGTCCATTATTTCTACTTCTCATTTCAAATGGTGCAAACAAAAGCTAGATAATATAGAGTTCAAAAATGGTCAGATTTTAAGGAGCCCTACTACCCTACCGCTGTTCCCATCTTGA
- the LOC125847995 gene encoding structural maintenance of chromosomes protein 4, which translates to MAVDKEFSNSHESKNESSHPGSRPPRLFIKEMVMRNFKSYAGEQRVGPFHKSFSAVVGPNGSGKSNVIDAMLFVFGKRAKQMRLNKVSELIHNSTNHQNLESAGVSVHFQEIIDLDDETYEAVPGSDFVITRVAFRDNSSKYYINDRTSNFTEVTKMLKGKGIDLDNNRFLILQGEVEQISLMKPRGQGPHDEGFLEYLEDIIGTEKYVEKIDESFKQLESLNERRSGVVQMVKLAEKERDNLEGVKNDAEAYMLKELSLLKWQEKATKLAFEDNSTRITEMQANISGQEENLKSEREKIKENSKALKDLESKHSKFLKRQEELDNSLRRCKDEFKEFERQDVKYREDLNHLKQKIKKLTDKIDKDSRKIADTTNECEESANLIPKLEKDIPSLQQLLVGEEKFLEEIKENSKVETEAFRSELSAVRSELEPWEKHLIEHKGKLEVASTESKLLSEKHEAGRAAYIEAQEQIVEIQKRVEMKSASTKNIANELEKHKLKALEARAVEKECLQEQELLIPLEQAARQKLTELSSVMESEKSQGSVLKAIMHAKEANVIDGIYGRMGDLGAIDAKYDVAISTACAGLEYIVVETTEAAQACVELLRSKTLGVATFMILEKQAHYLPKIKEKVRTPEGVPRLFDLVKVRDERMKLAFFAALGNTVVAEDIDQASRIAYGGDREFRRVVTLEGALFEKSGTMSGGGGKPRGGKMGTSIRAASVSPEAISAAEKELSQIAENLDNVRQRITDAVKCYQASEKALSLGEMELAKCKKEIDSLKSQCDDLKKQLDSLRSASEPSKDEVNRLKELKKIISAEEKEMDRLTQGSKQLKEKASELQNKIENAGGERLKNQKAKVTKIQSDIDKKSTEINRRKVQIETGQKMIKKLTKGIEESNKEKESLLAEKEKLLSIFKEVEQKAFTVQEDYKKIQELIDQHKDALNGAKNEYENLKKTMDEMRSSEVDADYKLQDMKKVYKDLELKGKGYKKKLDDLHTALSKHIEQIQKDLVDPEKLQATLSDETLAQTCDLKTALETVSLLEAQLKEMNPNLDSISEYRKKVSVYNERAQELNSVTQERDDIKKQYDEWRKRRLDEFMEGFNTISLKLKEMYQMITLGGDAELELVDSLDPFSEGVVFSVRPPKKSWKNIANLSGGEKTLSSLALVFALHHYKPTPLYVMDEIDAALDFKNVSIVGHYVKDRTKDAQFIIISLRNNMFELADRLVGIYKTDNCTKSITINPGSFVVSQKVA; encoded by the exons ATGGCCGTAGATAAGGAATTCTCGAACTCCCACGAATCCAAAAATGAGTCATCTCATCCTGGATCTAGACCTCCCAGGCTATTCATTAAAGAGATGGTGATGAGAAACTTCAAATCTTATGCGGGCGAACAGCGCGTTGGCCCATTCCATAAG AGTTTTTCTGCAGTTGTTGGTCCTAATGGTAGTGGAAAGAGTAATGTCATCGACGCAATGCTCTTCGTCTTCGGAAAGCGGGCCAAACAG ATGCGTCTAAACAAAGTGTCAGAGCTCATCCACAATTCAACTAACCACCAGAATTTGGAAAGTGCTGGCGTGTCTGTTCATTTTCAGGAGATTATTGATTTG GATGATGAGACATATGAAGCTGTTCCTGGAAGTGATTTTGTAATTACACGTGTGGCATTTCGAGATAATTCCTCTAAGTACTATATCAATGACCGGACAAGTAACTTCACAGAGGTCACTAAGATGCTAAAAGGGAAAGGGATTGATCTAGATAACAACCGATTTCTGATTCTTCAG GGTGAGGTTGAACAAATATCACTGATGAAACCTAGAGGACAAGGACCACATGATGAAGGCTTTCTTGAGTATTTAGAGGATATTATCGGAACCGAAAAATACGTTGAGAAGATTGATGAATCATTCAAGCA GCTAGAATCCCTCAATGAAAGAAGGTCTGGTGTTGTTCAAATGGTTAAGTTAGCTGAGAAAGAAAGAGATAACTTGGAG GGAGTAAAAAATGACGCAGAAGCCTACATGCTTAAAGAATTATCACTTCTCAAATGGCAAGAGAAAGCAACAAAATTGGCTTTTGAAGATAATTCAACGCGAATTACGGAGATGCAGGCGAACATTTCTGGACAAGAAGAGAACCTTAAAAGTGAAAG GGagaaaattaaggaaaataGCAAGGCATTGAAGGACCTTGAGTCAAAGCATTCAAAGTTTCTGAAAAGACAAGAG GAGCTTGATAACAGTCTAAGGCGCTGCAAGGATGAGTTCAAGGAATTTGAGAGGCAAGATGTAAAGTATCGAGAAGATTTAAATCACTTGAAGCAGAAGATAAAGAAACTGACTGATAAAATTGATAAG GATTCTCGTAAAATTGCTGACACAACTAATGAGTGCGAGGAGTCTGCAAATCTTATTCCAAAATTGGAGAAAGATATTCCAAGCTTGCAACAACTTTTGGTGGGTGAGGAGAAATTTTTAGAGGAAATAAAGGAGAATTCTAAAG TTGAAACCGAGGCTTTCCGCAGTGAGCTTTCTGCTGTTCGATCTGAATTAGAGCCTTGGGAAAAGCACTTAATTGAGCACAAGGGAAAGCTTGAAGTGGCATCAACTGAAAGTAAACTTTTGAGTGAGAAG CATGAGGCTGGGCGTGCTGCGTATATTGAAGCACAAGAGCAGATTGTGGAAATACAGAAACGAGTAGAGATGAAATCGGCAAGCACAAAAAACATCGCCAATGAGCTTGAGAAGCACAAGCTTAAAGCACTTGAGGCTCGAGCTGTTGAAAAG GAATGCCTTCAAGAGCAAGAATTATTGATACCTCTAGAACAAGCTGCCAGACAAAAGCTTACTGAGCTTTCATCTGTTATGGAATCTGAGAAGAGCCAGGGATCTGTCCTAAAAGCAATAATGCATGCTAAGGAGGCAAATGTGATAGATGGCATTTATGGTCGAATGGGTGACTTGGGTGCGATTGATG CAAAGTATGATGTTGCCATATCAACCGCATGTGCTGGGCTTGAATATATTGTTGTAGAAACTACAGAAGCAGCACAAGCTTGCGTGGAGCTTCTTCGAAGCAAAACCCTTGGTGTAGCAACTTTCATGATTTTG GAAAAACAAGCTCATTATTTGCCTAAAATCAAAGAGAAAGTCAGAACGCCAGAAGGAGTCCCACGCCTTTTTGATTTGGTTAAGGTCCGAGATGAGAGGATGAAACTAGCATTTTTTGCGGCATTAGGAAATACAGTTGTTGCAGAAGATATTGATCAG GCATCACGTATTGCATATGGTGGGGACAGAGAGTTTCGCCGTGTTGTAACACTTGAAGGTGCTCTTTTTGAAAAATCTGGAACAATGAGTGGTGGAGGGGGTAAACCTCGTGGTGGTAAAATGGGCACATCTATCCGTGCTGCTAGTGTTTCACCAGAGGCTATATCTGCTGCTGAAAAAGAACTTTCACAGATAGCCGAAAACTTGGATAATGTACGCCAAAGAATTACTGATGCTGTGAAGTGTTACCAGGCCTCAGAGAAGGCTCTTTCTCTTGGCGAGATGGAATTAGCCAAATGCAAAAAAGAG ATTGACAGCCTGAAGTCCCAATGCGATGATCTAAAAAAGCAACTGGATTCCTTGAGAAGTGCATCAGAACCTAGTAAGGATGAAGTTAATAGATTGAAGGAACTCAAGAAGATAATTTCTgctgaagaaaaagaaatggacAGGCTTACACAAGGTTCAAAACAGCTGAAAGAGAAG GCTTCAGAACTTCagaataaaatagagaatgcaGGTGGCGAGCgattgaaaaatcaaaaggCAAAAGTTACTAAAATACAATCT GATATCGATAAAAAGAGCACAGAGATCAACCGTCGTAAGGTTCAGATTGAAACAGGAcagaaaatgattaaaaaactGACAAAGGGGATTGAGGAATCAAACAAAGAGAAGGAAAGTCTACTTGCTGAGAAGGAGAAGTTACTTTCCATCTTCAAAGAGGTCGAACAGAAAGCTTTTACTGTTCAGGAGGACTATAAAAAGATACAGGAG CTCATTGATCAGCACAAAGATGCTCTGAATGGTGctaaaaatgaatatgaaaatttgaagaagacTATGGATGAGATGCGGTCATCAGAG GTAGATGCGGACTACAAGTTACAAGATATGAAGAAGGTTTATAAAGACTTGGAACTCAAAGGGAAAGGATACAAGAAAAAACTCGATGATTTGCATACTGCTCTGTCAAAGCATATTGAGCA AATTCAAAAAGACTTGGTGGACCCGGAAAAGCTTCAGGCAACTCTAAGTGACGAAACTCTTGCTCAGACTTGTGATCTTAAGACAGCTCTTGAGACAGTTTCACTTCTAGAGGCTCAACTGAAAGAGATGAACCCAAATCTTGACTcaatttctga GTATCGGAAGAAAGTATCTGTGTACAATGAAAGAGCTCAAGAGCTTAATTCTGTTACTCAAGAGCGTGATGATATTAAAAAACAATATGATGAGTGGAGAAAGAGAAG GTTGGATGAGTTCATGGAGGGCTTTAATACCATATCTTTGAAGCTTAAAGAAATGTATCAG ATGATCACCCTTGGAGGCGACGCAGAACTGGAATTAGTGGATTCTCTTGATCCGTTTTCTGAAGGTGTTGTTTTCAGTGTTAGACCTCCAAAGAAAAGCTGGAAGAATATTGCTAACTTATCAGGTGGTGAAAAG ACCCTCAGCTCATTGGCTCTTGTTTTTGCACTCCACCACTATAAACCCACTCCACTTTATGTGATGGATGAGATTGATGCTGCTTTGG ATTTTAAGAATGTCTCAATTGTGGGGCATTATGTCAAGGACAGAACTAAAGATGCACAGTTCATAATCATAAG CCTTAGAAACAATATGTTTGAGCTAGCAGATAGGCTAGTTGGAATCTACAAAACGGATAACTGCACCAAGAGCATTACTATCAATCCAGGAAGCTTTGTAGTTTCTCAGAAAGTTGCTTGA